The DNA sequence TACCACCTGCTGATCACCGACATCAACATGCCGGGCAAGAACGGTTTGGAGCTGCTCGAGCAAGCCAGAGAGCGCGACCCCAATTTGCAGGTGGTGATCGTCACCGGGGGGGCGACGCTGGAGACCGCCATCCAGGCCTTGAACAACGGTGCCTTCGCCTATCTGACGAAGCCCTTCGACCATATCAGCGTGCTTGAGAACACCGCCTACCGCGCCCTGGAGTACCGCCGCCTGCGCATCGACAACCAGCGCATGGCGGCGATCCAGCGGCGCCGGGGCGACATGCTGGAACAGGAGGTCGCCGATCGCCTGCTGCAGGTCAGCCGCCAGGACCGCGAGATGCGCGAGATCATGGCCCAGCTGCCGGAGGGGATTCTGATCTTAGGCGGCAATCGCGGGCTGGTTCCCGGGAACGAATCTGGCAAGCGCTGGCTGGAACGGGATCTGGGGTCAGCCGAGCGCCCGATCAGCACTTTTCTGGAGTCCGTGCGCGGCCGGGAGGACTTGGCGCCGAGCCTGGCTTACCTCGACG is a window from the Anaerolineales bacterium genome containing:
- a CDS encoding response regulator — its product is MDAATVLIADDDEALLGLMLRRVQRMNLRADSAQDGSRASALLEQGEYHLLITDINMPGKNGLELLEQARERDPNLQVVIVTGGATLETAIQALNNGAFAYLTKPFDHISVLENTAYRALEYRRLRIDNQRMAAIQRRRGDMLEQEVADRLLQVSRQDREMREIMAQLPEGILILGGNRGLVPGNESGKRWLERDLGSAERPISTFLESVRGREDLAPSLAYLDGRTLQLTAIRLSSQGTAGSRVVVIRDLTEEGREITAEMVAPLAGFAHGLARLLSLAGSGDVRDVILQLVTHLRALEGLRRNYAGAAPSESIQQPTPANLPSTRWY